One region of Streptomyces rishiriensis genomic DNA includes:
- a CDS encoding MFS transporter produces MSPASTGASTIVGAASSASVPSAPRSADSRLAPGGPGYRRMSFALFLAGVATFALLYSTQALLPLISDDFGVAAGQASWTVAAATGGLALFVLPMSALSERYGRRTVMTASLGVAVGVGMLVPFAPSLGTLVVLRAVQGAALAGLPASATAYLAEEVRPKALVTAIGLFVAGNSVGGMSGRVISGWVAQEWGWRVAVGVIGALAVACAIAFRLLLPAPRHFTAGSLAPRVLLGTVREHLADPLLRRLYAIGALFMTVFGGVYTVIGYRLTEAPFSLPQGIVGSIFLVYLVGTVSASTAGRLVGRLGRRGALYLAGGTTATGLLLSLADSLIPVLLGLVLITAGFFAGHAVASSAVSKTATRGRAQASALYQSAYYIGSSAGSTVGALAFHSGGWAGTVGVGVLAVLGVVTITVFGTRAARRQTLVAAH; encoded by the coding sequence ATGTCTCCCGCCAGTACCGGGGCGTCCACGATCGTGGGCGCCGCGTCCTCCGCTTCCGTCCCCTCCGCTCCCCGCTCCGCCGACTCCCGACTGGCCCCCGGCGGCCCCGGCTACCGCCGGATGAGCTTCGCGCTCTTCCTCGCCGGTGTGGCCACCTTCGCCCTGCTGTACTCCACGCAGGCGCTCCTGCCGCTGATCTCCGACGACTTCGGGGTGGCGGCGGGTCAGGCGAGCTGGACGGTGGCGGCGGCGACCGGCGGACTGGCGCTGTTCGTGCTCCCGATGAGCGCGCTGTCGGAGCGCTACGGCCGCCGTACGGTGATGACGGCCTCCCTCGGCGTCGCGGTCGGCGTGGGCATGCTGGTCCCGTTCGCTCCCTCTTTGGGCACGCTGGTCGTGCTGCGGGCGGTGCAGGGCGCGGCGCTGGCCGGTCTTCCGGCGTCGGCGACCGCGTATCTCGCCGAGGAGGTCCGGCCGAAGGCGCTCGTCACGGCGATCGGCCTGTTCGTGGCGGGCAACAGCGTCGGAGGGATGAGCGGCCGGGTCATCAGCGGCTGGGTCGCCCAGGAGTGGGGCTGGCGGGTGGCCGTCGGGGTGATCGGCGCCCTCGCGGTGGCCTGCGCGATCGCCTTCCGCCTGCTGCTGCCGGCGCCCCGGCACTTCACGGCGGGTTCACTGGCGCCCCGCGTGCTGCTCGGCACGGTCCGCGAGCACCTCGCCGACCCGCTGCTGCGCCGCCTGTACGCGATCGGCGCGCTGTTCATGACGGTCTTCGGCGGCGTGTACACGGTGATCGGCTACCGGCTGACGGAGGCCCCGTTCTCCCTCCCCCAGGGCATCGTCGGCTCGATCTTCCTGGTGTACCTGGTGGGCACGGTGTCGGCGTCGACGGCGGGCCGGCTGGTCGGCCGGCTGGGCCGACGCGGCGCGCTGTACCTGGCGGGCGGCACGACAGCCACCGGACTGCTGCTGTCGCTGGCGGACTCGCTGATTCCGGTCCTGCTGGGCCTGGTCCTGATCACGGCGGGCTTCTTCGCGGGGCACGCGGTGGCCTCCTCGGCGGTCAGCAAGACGGCGACGAGGGGCCGCGCCCAGGCCTCCGCGCTCTACCAGTCCGCGTATTACATCGGCTCCAGCGCCGGCTCCACCGTCGGCGCCCTGGCCTTCCACTCGGGCGGCTGGGCCGGCACGGTCGGCGTGGGTGTCCTGGCGGTGCTCGGCGTCGTGACGATCACGGTGTTCGGGACCCGGGCGGCCCGCCGGCAGACGCTGGTCGCCGCACACTGA